The Dyadobacter sp. 676 DNA window TCACCGGCCTGAAAACCGTTGCCGTTCTTGCGGACTTCAACACCGTTCATAAAACCCGCAAGAAGCCGTTGAAAGCCGTTGAGACTTACTCGGGCAAACTGCTGCAACCGGAAGATTATGCCGATGTACCCATCAACACCGAAGACCACGCGAACGTATTGCTCCGCTTCGACAATGGAAACAAAGGGGTGATCACCGTTTCGCAGGTTTCGGCAGGCCGTAAAAATCGCATGTCGCTGGAAATCTCCGGCTCCAAAAAGACATTCAGCTGGTGCTCGGAGTCACCGAACGAAATGTGGATCGGTAACCGCGACAAGGCGAACGAAATCCTCATGCGCGACCCATCGCTCGTGAACGAGGACGTCCGCTCGACGATCACCTTCCCGGGCGGCCACAACGAAGGCTTCCCGGATACCTCGAAACAAATGTTCAAGGAAGTATACGCCGCCATTGCAGCCGGCAAACAGCCTGAAAACCCGACGTTCCCGACATTCGCAGACGGCTACCGCGAATTGCTGATTTGCGAGAAGATTTTGGAAAGCAATAAGAAAGAGGCTTGGGTAACCATCTAATTTTGAATGATTGAATGAGTGAATGATTGAATGGGGCGTTGATACTCATTTCTTGGCACACACTATAAATATGGTTGATGATAAAAAGGATTTTGTTTCTCAGTTACAGGGTCGCACTAAGCAGTTTGTATTGAGAAGTATTAGAGTCTTTAAAGCATTGCCACCGACGGAGGAGGCACGTATTGTCGGAAAGCAATTTCTACGATCGGCGTCGTCTGTTGGAGCGAATTACAGAGCTGTGTGCCGAGCGAGGAGTCAGAATGAGTTTTTTGCGAAAATGAGCATAACGGTTGAAGAGGCAGATGAGTCACTCTTCTGGATGGAGATAATGTCCGAAGCAGGTATTCTACCCTCCGAAAAGCTAAAAGCTCTGATGGAAGAAGCAGAAGAGCTCATCAAAATCCTGTCCAAGGCCCGGAAAAACGCCCGATGACGCAATCAACATGTTATTCATCATTCAATCATTCAGTCATTCAATCATTCAGTCATTCAATCATTAAAATTATGAAAACAATAAAAGGCCCCGGAATCTTCCTCGCTCAATTTCTTGGCGACGAAGCTCCGTTCAACTCATTGGATACAATTGCAGATTATATGGCTGGTCTGGGCTATAAAGGCCTTCAACTCCCTACCTGGGACCCGCGTGTAATCGACGTAAAGCAGGCTGCCGAGTCGCAGACTTATGCCGACGACCTGAAAGGCAAACTGGCGGATAAAGGCCTTGAAATCACCGAACTGGCTTCGCACATTATCGGCCAGCTGGTAGCTTCGCATCCGGTTTACGACGAGATGTTCGATGGTTTTGCGGTGCCCGAAGTTCGGAAAAACCCGAAAGCACGTGCGGAATGGGCTGTGCAGCATTTGAAATATGTGGCACAAGCAAGCCGCAGATTAGGCCTGAAGGCTTCTGCGACATTCTCCGGCGCTTTGGCATGGCCGTTCCTGTACCCCTGGCCTCAGCGCCCTGCCGGACTGATCGAAACCGCATTCAAAGAACTGGCCACCCGCTGGAAGCCTATTCTGGATGTGTATGACGAGAATGGCGTAGACGTGGCCTATGAGCTGCACCCCGGTGAGGATTTGTTCGATGGTACTACTTTCGAAATGTTTGTAGACTACCTGGGCGGCCACACCCGTGCGAACATCAACTACGACCCAAGCCATTTCGTGCTGCAACAACTGGATTACCTCCAGTTCATCGACCTCTACCACGACCGCATCAAAGCATTCCATGTCAAGGACGCGGAATTCAATGCAACCGG harbors:
- a CDS encoding four helix bundle protein, with amino-acid sequence MIEWGVDTHFLAHTINMVDDKKDFVSQLQGRTKQFVLRSIRVFKALPPTEEARIVGKQFLRSASSVGANYRAVCRARSQNEFFAKMSITVEEADESLFWMEIMSEAGILPSEKLKALMEEAEELIKILSKARKNAR
- a CDS encoding Gfo/Idh/MocA family oxidoreductase, giving the protein MNKIKVGVVGTGFIGPAHIEALRRLPNVEVAALCEVTAELAKEKADALGIARSYTFDELLKQDDIQAVHICTPNFLHYSQSKAALLAGKHVICEKPLAKDLAEAEELVELAAKTGLVNAVHFNLRYYPLARQMKSMREKGELGEIYSFIGSYLQDWLFYDTDYNWRLEPDKSGDSRAIADIGSHLMDILEYITGLKTVAVLADFNTVHKTRKKPLKAVETYSGKLLQPEDYADVPINTEDHANVLLRFDNGNKGVITVSQVSAGRKNRMSLEISGSKKTFSWCSESPNEMWIGNRDKANEILMRDPSLVNEDVRSTITFPGGHNEGFPDTSKQMFKEVYAAIAAGKQPENPTFPTFADGYRELLICEKILESNKKEAWVTI
- a CDS encoding sugar phosphate isomerase/epimerase, with amino-acid sequence MKTIKGPGIFLAQFLGDEAPFNSLDTIADYMAGLGYKGLQLPTWDPRVIDVKQAAESQTYADDLKGKLADKGLEITELASHIIGQLVASHPVYDEMFDGFAVPEVRKNPKARAEWAVQHLKYVAQASRRLGLKASATFSGALAWPFLYPWPQRPAGLIETAFKELATRWKPILDVYDENGVDVAYELHPGEDLFDGTTFEMFVDYLGGHTRANINYDPSHFVLQQLDYLQFIDLYHDRIKAFHVKDAEFNATGKQGVYSGFAGWADRAGRFRSLGDGQVDFGAIFSKLSQYDYDSWAVLEWECCIKSPVQGAAEGAPFIESHIIEVTTKAFDDFAGTGADEAFNRKVLGL